A genomic segment from Capra hircus breed San Clemente chromosome 15, ASM170441v1, whole genome shotgun sequence encodes:
- the LOC102189977 gene encoding olfactory receptor 4X1, with amino-acid sequence MAATSNVTEIIFLGFSQNRDAQKVISGLFLLLYVAVLLGNGLIVVTIMAGKGLASPMYLFLSYLSFVEICYCSVTAPKLILDSLMERKVVSLKGCITQIFFLHFFGGTEIFLLTLMAYDRYVAICKPLHYTVVMNRRACGLLVGAAWGGGLLHSVGQTFLIFQLPLCGPKVLDHYFCDVHPVLKLACSDTFLVSLLIIANGGCISVVSFMGLLASYVVILRSLRTQTSEGRRKALSTCASHLAVVALFFIPCSFVYMRPCVTLPADKIVAVFYTVVTPLLNPVIYSFRNAEVKNALRRLMGRKGCWKEK; translated from the coding sequence ATGGCTGCTACAAGCAATGTGACTGAAATCATTTTCTTGGGATTCTCCCAGAACCGGGACGCCCAGAAGGTCATTTCTGGGCTGTTTCTCCTCTTGTATGTGGCCGTCCTGCTGGGTAATGGCCTCATTGTGGTGACCATCATGGCCGGCAAAGGGCTCGCCTCCCCCATGTATTTATTCCTCAGCTACTTGTCCTTCGTGGAGATCTGCTACTGTTCTGTCACAGCCCCCAAGCTCATCCTGGACTCTTTGATGGAGAGGAAAGTCGTTTCCCTCAAGGGCTGCATCACACAGatatttttcctccatttctttggtgGCACCGAGATCTTTCTCCTGACGCTGATGGCCTACGACCGCtacgtggccatctgcaagcccctGCACTACACGGTCGTCATGAACCGAAGGGCGTGTGGCCTGCTGGTGGGGGCGGCGTGGGGTGGGGGCTTGCTGCATTCTGTCGGGCAAACCTTCCTCATTTTCCAGCTGCCCTTATGTGGCCCCAAGGTCCTCGACCACTACTTCTGTGATGTCCACCCGGTGCTGAAGCTGGCCTGCTCAGACACCTTCCTCGTCAGCTTGCTGATCATCGCCAATGGCGGCTGCATCTCAGTGGTCAGCTTCATGGGGCTGCTTGCTTCCTACGTGGTCATCCTGCGCTCCCTGAGGACCCAGACCTCAGAAGGCCGGCGCAAGGCCCTCTCCACCTGTGCCTCTCACCTTGCGGTCGTGGCCCTGTTCTTCATCCCCTGTTCCTTTGTCTATATGAGGCCCTGTGTCACTCTCCCTGCAGACAAAATAGTTGCTGTGTTTTACACAGTGGTCACACCTCTCTTAAACCCCGTCATTTACTCATTCAGGAATGCTGAAGTGAAAAACGCCCTGAGGAGACTGATGGGGAGGAAAGGGTGTTGGAAAGAGAAATAG
- the LOC102175603 gene encoding olfactory receptor 4X2 translates to MAKTHNVTEFIFLGLSSNPEVQKACFVIFLLLYTAIVLGNFLIVLTVMSSRSLGSPMYFFLGYLSFVEICYASTTAPRLISDLLAERKAIPLWGCMTQVFFIHLFGGTEIFLLTVMAYDRYVAICKPLSYTTIMNRQACAVLVGAAWVGGFVHSLAQILLVFRLPFCGPRVIDHYFCDVLPLLKLACSDTVLIGLLIVANGGTLSVTSFVVLLASYVVILLHLRTQSSAGRCKALSTCGAHVTVVTLFFGPCIFIYLRPSTTLSVDKTVAVFYTVITPLLNPVIYSLRNAQVKKAVRRLWIRAVNAEER, encoded by the coding sequence ATGGCTAAAACACACAATGTGACAGAATTCATTTTCCTGGGACTTTCTTCCAATCCAGAGGTGCAGAAAGCCTGCTTTGTGATATTTCTGCTCCTGTACACAGCCATTGTGCTGGGGAATTTCCTCATTGTCCTCACTGTCATGAGCAGCAGAAGCCTTGGctcccccatgtacttcttcctgggCTACCTGTCCTTTGTGGAGATCTGCTACGCCTCGACGACAGCCCCCAGACTCATCTCAGATCTGCTGGCTGAGAGGAAAGCCATCCCTCTGTGGGGCTGCATGACACAGGTTTTCTTTATCCACTTGTTTGGTGGCACTGAGATTTTCCTTCTCactgtgatggcctatgaccgctacgtggccatctgcaagcccctCAGCTACACCACCATCATGAACCGGCAGGCGTGTGCCGTCCTGGTGGGCGCAGCATGGGTGGGGGGCTTTGTGCATTCCTTGGCCCAAATCCTTCTTGTCTTCCGCTTGCCCTTCTGTGGCCCCAGGGTGATCGACCACTATTTCTGTGACGTGCTTCCCCTGCTCAAACTTGCCTGCTCTGACACTGTCCTCATTGGTCTTCTGATTGTTGCCAACGGGGGGACCCTGTCTGTGACCAGCTTCGTGGTCCTCTTAGCCTCCTATGTGGTCATCTTGCTCCATCTGAGGACCCAGAGCTCCGCGGGGCGGTGCAAGGCCCTGTCCACCTGTGGGGCCCACGTCACTGTGGTCACCTTGTTCTTTGGGCCCTGCATCTTCATCTATCTGAGACCCTCTACCACCCTGTCTGTGGACAAGACGGTGGCCGTGTTCTACACGGTGATCACTCCACTGCTCAACCCTGTCATCTACTCCCTGAGAAATGCTCAAGTGAAGAAGGCCGTGAGGAGGCTGTGGATCAGAGCAGTGAACGCAGAAGAGAGGTAG
- the LOC102175320 gene encoding olfactory receptor 4B1-like, whose product MARTNNVTELIISGLFQDPEVQRACFAVFLPVYLATVVGNGLIVLTVRVSKSLRSPMYFFLSHLSLVEISYSSTVVPKFITDLLSKIKTISLEGCVAQIFFFHFFGVTEIFLLTVMAYDRYVAICKPLHYTTIMSRSLCHHLVAASWLGGFVHSMVQIIITLQLSFCGPNVIDHYFCDLHPLFKLACTDTSLEGVIVLANSGLFSIFSFLLLVSSYIVILVNLRNHSAEGRRKALSTCASHITVVVLFFGPAIFLYMRPPSTFTEDKLVAVFYTVVTPMLNPIIYTLRNAEVKVALRRLWGRKVNSGLQ is encoded by the coding sequence ATGGCGAGGACCAATAATGTAACTGAGTTAATTATCAGTGGTCTTTTCCAGGATCCAGAGGTGCAGAGAGCGTGCTTTGCGGTGTTTCTGCCCGTGTACTTGGCCACGGTGGTGGGCAATGGCCTCATTGTTCTGACGGTTAGAGTCAGTAAGAGCCTGCGttcccccatgtacttcttccttagTCACCTGTCGCTGGTGGAGATCAGTTACTCTTCCACTGTTGTCCCTAAATTCATCACAGACTTACTCTCCAAGATTAAGACCATCTCCCTGGAGGGCTGTGTGGCTCAGATattcttctttcacttctttggaGTTACTGAGATCTTCCTGCTCAcggtgatggcctatgaccgctacgtggccatctgcaagcccctTCACTACACAACCATCATGAGCCGGTCTCTGTGCCACCATCTGGTGGCTGCTTCCTGGCTGGGGGGGTTTGTTCACTCCATGGTGCAGATCATTATTACTCTCCAGTTATCCTTCTGTGGTCCCAACGTGATTGACCACTACTTCTGTGACCTCCATCCCTTGTTCAAGCTTGCCTGCACTGATACCTCTCTGGAGGGGGTCATTGTGTTGGCCAACAGTGGATTATTCTccatcttctccttcctcctcttggtGTCCTCCTACATTGTCATCCTGGTCAACTTGAGGAACCATTCAGCAGAGGGGAGACGCAAAGCCCTCTCCACCTGTGCCTCTCACATCACGGTGGTCGTCTTGTTCTTTGGACCCGCCATCTTCCTCTACATGCGGCCCCCCTCCACCTTCACTGAGGACAAGCTGGTGGCCGTGTTCTACACAGTGGTcacccccatgctgaaccccaTCATCTACACACTCAGAAATGCAGAGGTGAAAGTTGCCTTGAGGAGGTTGTGGGGCAGGAAAGTAAACTCAGGgttgcaataa